One stretch of Corallococcus exiguus DNA includes these proteins:
- a CDS encoding sulfate adenylyltransferase subunit 1 produces the protein MELLRFATAGSVDDGKSTLIGRLLYDTKSILEDQLAAVERTSQARGDEYVNLALLLDGLKAEREQGITIDVAYRYFSTAKRKFIIADTPGHLQYTRNMVTGASTADLALILVDARKGVLEQTRRHAFIASLLRVPHLVLCVNKMDLVDYDQGVFDRIREEFRQFSMKLDVSDLSFIPISALGGDNVVTRSEKMSWYQGPTLLHHLENVHIASDRDLIHLRFPVQGVIRPASAKKFHDYRAYSGQLLGGVMRPGDEVMVMPSGFTTRIKALELAGKPLTEAFPPMSVNVSLEEELDISRGDMLCRPGNPPTASQDIDAMVCWLSDSTQLNSGSRLAIKHTTRMARAMVKQLHYRLDVNTLHRDDQSPGLKLNEVGRVTLRTTVPLFFDEYRRNRSTGSFILVDEGTNATVGAGMINGPAVDR, from the coding sequence CGAAGTCCATCCTCGAGGACCAGCTCGCCGCGGTGGAGCGCACGAGCCAGGCCCGGGGCGACGAGTACGTCAACCTGGCGCTGCTCCTGGACGGCCTGAAGGCCGAGCGCGAGCAGGGCATCACCATCGACGTGGCGTACCGCTACTTCTCCACGGCGAAGCGCAAGTTCATCATCGCGGACACGCCCGGACACCTGCAGTACACGCGCAACATGGTGACGGGCGCGTCCACGGCGGACCTGGCGCTCATCCTGGTGGACGCGCGCAAGGGCGTGCTGGAGCAGACGCGGCGCCACGCGTTCATCGCGTCGCTGCTGCGCGTGCCGCACCTGGTGCTGTGCGTGAACAAGATGGACCTGGTGGACTACGACCAGGGCGTCTTCGACCGCATCCGGGAGGAGTTCCGCCAGTTCTCCATGAAGCTGGACGTGTCCGACCTGTCGTTCATCCCCATCTCCGCGCTGGGCGGGGACAACGTGGTGACGCGCTCGGAGAAGATGTCCTGGTACCAGGGCCCCACGCTCCTGCACCACCTGGAGAACGTGCACATCGCGTCCGACCGGGACCTCATCCACCTGCGCTTCCCCGTGCAGGGCGTCATCCGGCCCGCGTCCGCGAAGAAGTTCCACGACTACCGCGCGTACTCCGGGCAGCTGCTGGGCGGCGTGATGCGCCCGGGCGACGAGGTGATGGTGATGCCGTCCGGCTTCACCACGCGCATCAAGGCGCTGGAGCTGGCCGGCAAGCCGCTGACGGAGGCGTTCCCGCCCATGTCGGTGAACGTGTCGCTGGAGGAGGAGCTGGACATCAGCCGCGGCGACATGCTGTGCCGCCCGGGCAACCCGCCCACCGCGAGCCAGGACATCGACGCGATGGTGTGCTGGCTGTCGGACTCGACGCAGCTCAACAGCGGCTCGCGTCTGGCCATCAAGCACACCACCCGCATGGCGCGCGCCATGGTGAAGCAGCTGCACTACCGGCTGGACGTCAACACGCTGCATCGCGACGACCAGAGCCCCGGCTTGAAGCTCAACGAGGTGGGCCGGGTGACGCTGCGCACGACGGTGCCGCTCTTCTTCGACGAGTACCGGCGCAACCGCAGCACCGGCAGCTTCATCCTCGTGGACGAGGGCACCAACGCCACCGTGGGCGCGGGGATGATCAACGGTCCCGCGGTGGACAGGTAG
- the cysC gene encoding adenylyl-sulfate kinase, with translation MQQRPGFILWFTGMSGAGKSTLSAAVARQLSPVQRVELLDGDEVRTYLSRGLGFSRADREENVRRIGYVARVLAKHEVGVITAAISPYKNSRDEVRALATQAGIPFLECYVQASLDALIARDVKGLYKKALAGEIPHFTGVSDPYEPPESPEITVRSDAETVDAGLERILDTLRDRGLLAPAASAA, from the coding sequence ATGCAACAGCGTCCGGGCTTCATCCTCTGGTTCACTGGCATGTCCGGCGCGGGCAAGAGCACGCTGTCCGCCGCGGTGGCACGGCAGCTGTCGCCCGTGCAGCGCGTGGAGCTGCTCGACGGGGACGAGGTGCGCACGTACCTCTCCCGCGGCCTGGGCTTCAGCCGCGCGGACCGCGAGGAGAACGTCCGGCGCATCGGCTACGTGGCGCGCGTGCTGGCGAAGCACGAAGTGGGCGTCATCACCGCCGCCATCTCGCCGTACAAGAACTCCCGGGACGAGGTGCGCGCCCTGGCCACCCAGGCCGGCATCCCGTTCCTGGAGTGCTACGTCCAGGCCAGCCTGGACGCGCTCATCGCCCGCGACGTGAAGGGGCTCTACAAGAAGGCCCTGGCCGGGGAGATTCCGCACTTCACCGGCGTGTCGGACCCGTACGAGCCGCCCGAGTCCCCGGAAATCACCGTCCGCTCCGACGCGGAGACGGTGGATGCGGGGCTGGAGCGCATCCTCGACACGCTGCGCGACCGGGGGCTCCTGGCTCCGGCCGCGAGCGCCGCTTAA